The following is a genomic window from Coriobacteriaceae bacterium.
TGGCCCGCATGCGCGGCAAGTCCACGCGCTGGGTGCTGGGCACCGATCACGCCGGTATCGCCACGCAGACCAAGGTCGACAAGAAGCTCAAGAGCGAGGATATCAGCCGCCTGGAGATCGGTCGCGACAAGTTTGTTGACGCCTGCTGGGACTGGACCCACGAGTACGGCGGCATCATCGTCGAGCAGATCAAGCGCATGGGCTGCTCCGTCGACTTCGACAACGAGCGCTTCACCATGGACGAGGATTACGCCCAGGCCGTGCGTAAGGTCTTCTGCGACTGGTACCACGACGGCCTGATCTACCGTGGCAAGCGTATCGTCAACTGGTGCCCCAACTGCACCACCGCCATCTCGGACGACGAGGCCGAGTATAAGGACGAGAAGGGCCACCTGTGGCACCTGCGCTACCCGCTGACCGAGCCGGTCAACGGCCAGGACTACATCGTCGTCGCCACCACGCGTCCCGAGACCATGCTCGGCGACACGGGCGTCGCCGTCTCCCCGAAGGACCCCGAGAAGGCCGCCTTCGTGGGTAAGACCGTCAAGCTCCCCATCGTCGACCGCGAGATCCCTATCTTTGAGGATTGGCATGTCGACGCCAACTTTGGCTCCGGCTTCGTCAAGGTCACCCCTGCTCACGACCCCAACGACTACGCCATGGGTCAGGCCCACGACCTGCCGCAGATCAACATCTTCGACGAGCACGCGGTGGTCGTCGAGGGCTACGGCGAGTTTACCGGCATGAACCGCGACGAGTGCCGTGAGGCCGTCATCAAGTGGTTCGAGGAGCACGACCTGCTCGATCATGTCGAAGAGCTCGACCACTCCGTCATGCACTGCTACCGTTGCGACTCCGCTCTGGAGCCGTGGCTGTCCGAGCAGTGGTTTGTGGCCGTCGACAAGCTCAAGGGGCCGGCGCTCGAAGCCGTCAACTCCGGCAAGGTCACCTTCCACCCCGCGCGCTGGACGCAGACCTACACCACCTGGATGGAGAACCTCAAGGACTGGTGCATCTCGCGTCAGCTGTGGTGGGGCCACCGCATCCCCGTGTTCTACTGCGAGGACTGCGGCTGGGAGGACGCCCTGACCGAGGACACCGACGTGTGCCCCAAGTGCGGCGGCCATCACGTGCATCAGGACGAGAACGTGCTGGACACCTGGTTCAGCTCGCAGCTGTGGACCTTCGCCACGCAGGGCTGGCCGCAAAAGCCGGAGCTGCTCGAGGGGCATCACCCCACGACGGCGCTCGTCACCGCGCGCGACATCATTGCGCTGTGGGTCGCCCGCATGGTTATGAGCTCGCTGTACTTCTTGGACGAGGTGCCGTTTAAGGACGTCGTCATCTACCCGACGATCCTGGCCAAGGACGGCAGCCGCATGTCCAAGTCCAAGGGCAACGGCGTTGACCCCATGGATCTCATTGGCATGTACGGCGCCGACGCCATGCGTTACAACCTGCTCACGCTGTGCACCAACAACCAGGATGTTAAGTTCGACGCGAACATCGATAAGAAGACCAAGAAGCTCATCGACAGCCCGCGCACCGACCAGGCCAAGTCGTTTGTGACCAAGATCTGGAACGCCAGCCGCTTCCTGCTTATGAACATGGAGGGCTATACGCCCGGCGAGCCCGTCGTGGAGACGCCGGCCGACGCCTGGATGTTCAGCCGCCTGGCCAAGGCCGTGAAGATGGTCACCGAGGGCATCGAGAACTACACCTTTGGTGACATGGCCCGCGGCGTGCAGCAGTTCTTCTGGAACGAGGTCTGCGACTGGTACGTTGAGGTCACCAAGGCCCGCCTGAAGGGCGAGGGCCGTCTGCAGGCTCAGCGCAACCTGATCTTTGTGCTCGATACCTCCATTCGCCTGATGCACCCGCTTATGCCGTTTGTCACCGAGGAGATCTGGGACAACATGCCGGCGAGCGTGCTTGACCTGGACGCCGAGGGCAACGTGAACCGCGCCGAGGCGCTCATGATCGCCAAGTGGCCGGAGCCCGCCGACTACGCCAAGTATGTCGACGAGGACGCCGAGCGCGCGTTTGAGCTGTGCCGTACCGTGGTGTCTGCTGCCCGAGCCACCCGTTCGCGTTATCGCTTGAGCCCCAAGGCCGAGCTCGACGTGGTCGTGCGCGCCGGTGCCGAGGATATTGAGAAGCTCGAGAGTCTGCGCTCGACCATCGAGCCGCTGGCCAACACCGCTTCGCTGGTTATGGGTACCGACGTTGAGAAGCCGGCTGCGAGCATTGCCGTGGTCGATAGCGGCGTCGAGGTCTTTGTGGTGCTCGAGGGCAAGGTTGATCTTTCGGCCGAGAAGGCGCGCCTGGAGAAGGAGATCGCCGCTGCTCAGAAGGAGCTCGCCGGCTGCGAGAAGACGCTGGCCAATGAGGGCTTTGTGGCCAAGGCCGCGCCCGCGGTGGTCCAGAAGAAGAGGGACCGTGCAGCTGAGCTCAAGGAGATCCTGGCGGCGCTGACTGCTCAGGTTGCTGACTTCTCGTAAGGGTTACTCGGGGGCGCGTCCCGACGCTTTGCTCTCCGCTGCGGACAGTCCTGCGCAAGACGGACAGCACATTAAGTGCTGTCCTTTGCGTGCGGAACTTGCGGCGAGCAAAGCGTCGGGCCGCTCCTGGTGCGGTTCCGTGGCGTCCGCTGTCTGCCTGATAGGGCCACATGGCTGATGTCTTGATTCTGCTGCAAGCGGGTAGTGGCTGATATTTTTGAACGCGAGGGGCTCATTCTATTTAATGGGCCTCTTTTTCTGTAATTGGAGACTTTGGTTATGGCGAAGCGTATTGGCTCTTATGTCGTCCCTTTCTCGTTTGATTTGCTTTCGTTTGGTGAGGCTGTTGGGCTGGCTGCTGATACGGGGCGGATTTCTGGGGATGCTGGGCCGTTGTTGGAGACGGTTGTCGACATGCTTGATGAGCTGGGACGTCCGGACGAGTATTTCGATTGCATTCAGGTTGCCGGTACCAATGGCAAGACTTCGACCACGCGTTTTTCGGCTGCCATCCTTCGTGGTGAGGGGTTAAAGACCGCGCTGTATACGTCGCCGCAGCTGGTGCGCTATCCCGAGCGCATGGAGGTTGATGGGCGCGTTGTGAGCGACGAGGCCTTTGCCCGTGGTGTTTCTGCTGCTGTTGAGGCGGGACATCGTGTGAATGCCCGTCGTGTGGCGGCGGGGGAGCGCGCCTATACCATCACGCCGTTTGACCTGCTGACGGCTGCCGCACTGGTGGTGTTTGCCGAGGCCGCGGTGGATGTTGCCGTGCTCGAGGTCGGCATGGGCGGCCGTTGGGACGCTACGAGTGCGACCGATCCCGTCGCCGTTGCCATTACAGGTATCGGACTCGACCATACACGCATTTTGGGCGACACGCTCGAGGCAATTGCGGGGGAGAAGGCTGCGGTTATCAAACCCGGGCGCTTGGTTGTTTTGGGCGAGGGCACACACGAGGCGAGCGTTCAACGCGTGATGGATGCCCGTTGCCGCGAGTGCGGTATCGTGCCGCTTGTGGTGAGCCACGCCACGACTAAGGTGCCGGCGCATGTGGGCGATACCGTGGAGTTTAGCTGTACTACGCCGCGTGCCATCTATACGTCGCGTATGGTTAAGCCGGCGTATCAGCCGCAGAATGCTGCGTGCGCGATTATGCTGTGCGAGGGGTATCTGGGTCGCGAGCTCGATCATGACAAGCTTGATGCATCGCTTATGGGCTGTCCCACGCCGGGCCGTTTTGACGTGCTGGGAACCGACCCGCTCAAGTTGATCGACGCCTGCCATAACCCTCAGAGCTGCGAGAACTTTGTGAGCGCGCTGGACGAGATCGATCCGTGCGTGGAGAATCGCCCCACGCTGCTGTGCGCCGCGCTGGCCGACAAGGACGTGGCAGGTATCGTTGACGTTTTGGTTCCGGCGTTCCCCCGCGTGGTCGTGACCCAGACCGATTCCGATCGCGCCCTGCCGGCAGAGGAACTCGCTGCCCTGGTGGGTGCCGATAAGCTCGCTGGCGTTTACCCGAGCGTGTCCGAGGCCCTCGCTGCCTTCGATGCCGCGGGCGAGCCCTTCGTAGCAGCCGGCACCATCACCCTAGCAGGCGAAGTAGCGGGGCTGCTCCGTTAACCCATCCCCTCATCAGTTGCGGTGAAATACGGACTGCTTTACAACCCAGAAGCCTCAAACGGTCCGTATATTACCGCAACTCAAAAGCAGTCAATTTGGGACAGGGCTATTTTGACTACCCTGCTCCTCGAGTTGACTTGCTCGCCACGAAATGGGCCTATTTACTACGTTTGGCTGGTAACCCTCGACCATACCGAGAATTGCGAAATCAAAATCGCAGGTAAAGGGCTTGCCATTTTTTAAAAAAGACCCGCATGGTCGACCCATGCGGGTTAAACGTAGTAGATAGGCCGTTTTTGTGGCGCGGTGTTGGTGGGATGCGGCAAAGGGACTGTCCCTTTGGCGCATTGCCTAGTCTAGACGGACCGGATCGTGGGGGTAGGCGTTGAGAATCTCGACGCCGTTCTCGGTCACCAGGGCCAGGTCCTCGATGCGGACACCGGTGCGGCCGGGGAGGTAGATGCCCGGTTCGATGGAGAACGTCATGCCTGGCTCTACGACCTGCTCGTTGACCAGCGAGACGTCGCCCGGCTCGTGGTCCTGTAGACCAATCGAGTGGCCCAGGCGATGCGTAAAGTATTTGCCGTAGCCCGCATCCTCAATCACGTCGCGTGCGGCGCGGTCCAGGTCGCACATGCGCACGCCCGGTGCGATGAGAGCCTCGGCGGCCTCGTTGGCGCGGCGCACGATATCGTAGATACGCGCCGTCTCTTCGTCTGGCTCGCCCCAAAAGAACGTGCGCGTCATGTCCGAGCAATAGTTGCAGCGGCGTCCGCCAATGTCGAACAGCACCACGTCGCCGCGTTTAAGCTCGGTATCGTCGGGCTCGTGATGCGGGTCGCCGGCGTTGGCGCCAAAGCTCACGATGGGCGGAAAGCTAAAGCCCTCGCAGCCGTGCTTGCGATACAGACTGAGCATCTGGTCGGCAATTTCGCGCTCCGTTACGCCCTCGTGGACGAGCTTGATGGCGTCGGCCATCACGGCGTCGTTAGCGGCCGAGGACGCGCGCATTAGCTCCTGCTCGGCTTCGTCCTTGTGGGCGCGTGCGACGGTGACGGCAAAGTCGCCCAGGAAGAACTCGCTTGCGGCGTGACGATCCATAAGGGGCATCAAAAAGCCGGAGCGCATAACGGTGTCGATGCCGAGTGGTTTGGTCGGATCGACCTCGCGAGCGATGGCGTCGGTCACGACGTCGGTATCGGTGTGGTACGCGACGCGGGCATTGTCGTACTCGGGCAGCTGATGCAGGGCGTTGACCAAGATCACGGGCTCGCAATTGCGTGCGAGCAGCACGCCACAAAAACGCTCGAACATATCGGCATAAAAGCCGGTCAGGTAGTAAATCGACCACGGATCGTTTACGAGCAGCTGTGCGCCGGGGTGCTGGGTCTCGAGCGTATCGAGCACGCGCGCCACACGCTGGTCATCGACATATGCCATGAAACATCCTTTCGCTAGGGTGCCACCATGGTATCCCAAGCCCGGCAGATAGGGACGTTCCTTTTATGCCGGCACCTTGGGACACTCCTTTGCATATCCCATGCGGCCCTCATAAGTTGCGGTGAAATACGGACTGTTTAGCGGCTTGAAGCCATAAAACAGTCCGTATTTCACCGCAACTGCGGAGGAGGACCGGGCGGATGGTGGAGTAGCTAAAAGAGCCCCGTCCCTAATTAGTTACTTAGGCTGGGTCGATGTCCATGCTGGCGATGAGGTCGATGTTGGTGTCTAGGAGGTTCTCCAGCACGACGTCGCCCATGCGGATGGGGGCGTCGATGACTAGGCCTCGGATGAGGTTCATGGCTTGGGCGTGGAGTGCCAGCGGGATGGCTTCGGCCGTGCGCACAGGCAGAAGCGCTTCGTCGCCGCCGGAGGCGGCCACGGTCGTCGTGAGCACGCGCATGGGGCAGGTGAGCTCCTGATGTGCGAACTTATCGCCGCGCGGGCAGTTGTTGCCGGTTACGGAGCGCACTTCCACCACGGCGCCATTGGCGACGCGCTCCACCTCTACGGTCAGAAGGCATTCGGATGGGCAGGTCGTGCAGTTGAACTGCAGCGTTTCGGTCGCATTGGTGCTCATGAGCTATGCCTCCTCAACGGGGTCGACGGACAGGACAATCTCGCTGACACCCAGGTCGAGTATACGTTGAATCACCTTTGCCGGGAGTGGGAAGCTTTCCATAACGCTTGGCTTAAACGCGCGGACCTTGCCGGTGAACAGTTCCTCGCCGTCGGCCAAGATTCTCACGCGGGCGGCGTCGACGGGTCGGCGCACGCGGAAGTTCAGCTTGGTGAGTGCTACAGCCGTAATGCGTCCCGGCAGCGCGTAGCCCGCAATGCCGGCAGGGGAGACCGTGAGCTGGCAACCCGCGCCCGGAGCGCCCGCCTCGGCATCCGCGCCGCCGCCCAGCGCGTACGCCGCCGCAGCTGCGCCAACTCTCTCGGACTCACACGTCACGTTGTCGGCCAAGTCGTGCACGTGCAGGACGTTGCCGCAGGCAAAGATGCCCGGCACGCCCGTCTGCAGACTCTGGTCCACCACGGCGCCGCGCGTGCGCGGGTCAAGCTCTACGCCCGCGGCAACCGAAAGCTCGTTCTCGGGAATCAAGC
Proteins encoded in this region:
- a CDS encoding valine--tRNA ligase, which encodes MEEMPKNYDPSTNEPAILQKWLDGGYYKRREGVGDCTVTIPPPNVTGKLHMGHATDDSIQDAIVRMARMRGKSTRWVLGTDHAGIATQTKVDKKLKSEDISRLEIGRDKFVDACWDWTHEYGGIIVEQIKRMGCSVDFDNERFTMDEDYAQAVRKVFCDWYHDGLIYRGKRIVNWCPNCTTAISDDEAEYKDEKGHLWHLRYPLTEPVNGQDYIVVATTRPETMLGDTGVAVSPKDPEKAAFVGKTVKLPIVDREIPIFEDWHVDANFGSGFVKVTPAHDPNDYAMGQAHDLPQINIFDEHAVVVEGYGEFTGMNRDECREAVIKWFEEHDLLDHVEELDHSVMHCYRCDSALEPWLSEQWFVAVDKLKGPALEAVNSGKVTFHPARWTQTYTTWMENLKDWCISRQLWWGHRIPVFYCEDCGWEDALTEDTDVCPKCGGHHVHQDENVLDTWFSSQLWTFATQGWPQKPELLEGHHPTTALVTARDIIALWVARMVMSSLYFLDEVPFKDVVIYPTILAKDGSRMSKSKGNGVDPMDLIGMYGADAMRYNLLTLCTNNQDVKFDANIDKKTKKLIDSPRTDQAKSFVTKIWNASRFLLMNMEGYTPGEPVVETPADAWMFSRLAKAVKMVTEGIENYTFGDMARGVQQFFWNEVCDWYVEVTKARLKGEGRLQAQRNLIFVLDTSIRLMHPLMPFVTEEIWDNMPASVLDLDAEGNVNRAEALMIAKWPEPADYAKYVDEDAERAFELCRTVVSAARATRSRYRLSPKAELDVVVRAGAEDIEKLESLRSTIEPLANTASLVMGTDVEKPAASIAVVDSGVEVFVVLEGKVDLSAEKARLEKEIAAAQKELAGCEKTLANEGFVAKAAPAVVQKKRDRAAELKEILAALTAQVADFS
- a CDS encoding Mur ligase family protein; the encoded protein is MAKRIGSYVVPFSFDLLSFGEAVGLAADTGRISGDAGPLLETVVDMLDELGRPDEYFDCIQVAGTNGKTSTTRFSAAILRGEGLKTALYTSPQLVRYPERMEVDGRVVSDEAFARGVSAAVEAGHRVNARRVAAGERAYTITPFDLLTAAALVVFAEAAVDVAVLEVGMGGRWDATSATDPVAVAITGIGLDHTRILGDTLEAIAGEKAAVIKPGRLVVLGEGTHEASVQRVMDARCRECGIVPLVVSHATTKVPAHVGDTVEFSCTTPRAIYTSRMVKPAYQPQNAACAIMLCEGYLGRELDHDKLDASLMGCPTPGRFDVLGTDPLKLIDACHNPQSCENFVSALDEIDPCVENRPTLLCAALADKDVAGIVDVLVPAFPRVVVTQTDSDRALPAEELAALVGADKLAGVYPSVSEALAAFDAAGEPFVAAGTITLAGEVAGLLR
- a CDS encoding aminopeptidase P family protein; the protein is MAYVDDQRVARVLDTLETQHPGAQLLVNDPWSIYYLTGFYADMFERFCGVLLARNCEPVILVNALHQLPEYDNARVAYHTDTDVVTDAIAREVDPTKPLGIDTVMRSGFLMPLMDRHAASEFFLGDFAVTVARAHKDEAEQELMRASSAANDAVMADAIKLVHEGVTEREIADQMLSLYRKHGCEGFSFPPIVSFGANAGDPHHEPDDTELKRGDVVLFDIGGRRCNYCSDMTRTFFWGEPDEETARIYDIVRRANEAAEALIAPGVRMCDLDRAARDVIEDAGYGKYFTHRLGHSIGLQDHEPGDVSLVNEQVVEPGMTFSIEPGIYLPGRTGVRIEDLALVTENGVEILNAYPHDPVRLD
- a CDS encoding DUF1667 domain-containing protein; this encodes MSTNATETLQFNCTTCPSECLLTVEVERVANGAVVEVRSVTGNNCPRGDKFAHQELTCPMRVLTTTVAASGGDEALLPVRTAEAIPLALHAQAMNLIRGLVIDAPIRMGDVVLENLLDTNIDLIASMDIDPA